A window from Bubalus kerabau isolate K-KA32 ecotype Philippines breed swamp buffalo unplaced genomic scaffold, PCC_UOA_SB_1v2 scaffold_54, whole genome shotgun sequence encodes these proteins:
- the LOC129640897 gene encoding liprin-alpha-1-like has protein sequence MMQEQLDAINEEIRLIEEEKENTEQRAEETESREGRGSLGSLRRFKSVSSLNLLPTSSHAGSCPPLPKPRRRQQSLAQEGDQLGIMTLVCDCLLPAASLPQHAVFCLFFVFSLYTQKKIRYICYAQRSKSF, from the exons atgatgcaggagcagctggacgccatcaacgaagagatccg gttgatcgaagaagagaaggagaacacggagcagcgggccgaggagactgagagcagggagggcagggggagcttaggcagcctccgtcgttttaaatcagtgagctccctcaacctgcttcccacctcctcgcatgctggctcctgcccacccctgcccaagcccagaaggaggcagcagagcctggcgcaggagggagaccagctgggcatcatgactctggtatgtgactgcctcctccctgccgcatccctcccccagcatgctgttttttgtttgttttttgttttttctctttatacccagaagaaaatcaggtacatttgctacgctcagaggtctaaaagtttttaa